The following coding sequences are from one Desulfosoma caldarium window:
- the pxpB gene encoding 5-oxoprolinase subunit PxpB, producing the protein MSLFPRFRHCGETALSVELGEGIDMDVNRRVHALHGALKRRPLAGILSMNPTYRSLFIHYDPALCSFERLMLTVQELLEEGGDAGNDLASCVDIPVCYGGELGPDLPDVAAFHGLTEDEVVRRHTAATYHVYMIGFTPGFPYLGGLDGRIATPRKKTPRPKVPAGSVGIAEKQTGIYPIESPGGWQIIGRTPLKLFDVHRDPPFLVEAGMQVRFYAISREEYEDLAY; encoded by the coding sequence GTGAGCCTTTTTCCTCGATTTCGCCATTGTGGGGAGACAGCCCTTTCGGTGGAGCTCGGCGAAGGCATCGACATGGACGTCAATCGGCGCGTCCATGCACTGCATGGAGCCTTAAAACGTAGGCCGCTGGCCGGAATCCTTTCCATGAACCCCACGTATCGTTCTCTTTTCATTCACTACGATCCGGCCTTATGCTCCTTTGAGCGCCTCATGCTCACGGTCCAAGAGCTCCTGGAAGAGGGCGGGGATGCCGGCAACGATTTGGCGTCGTGCGTGGACATTCCCGTCTGCTATGGTGGGGAATTGGGACCGGACCTGCCCGACGTGGCCGCTTTTCATGGACTGACCGAGGACGAGGTGGTGCGGCGCCACACGGCGGCCACCTATCATGTCTACATGATTGGGTTCACTCCGGGCTTTCCCTATCTGGGAGGTCTGGATGGCCGTATTGCCACACCCCGCAAGAAGACACCTCGGCCCAAGGTCCCCGCGGGTAGTGTGGGTATTGCGGAAAAGCAAACGGGTATCTACCCTATCGAAAGCCCCGGTGGATGGCAGATTATCGGCCGAACGCCGCTCAAGCTCTTTGACGTTCATCGAGACCCGCCTTTTTTGGTGGAGGCGGGCATGCAGGTGCGCTTTTACGCCATCTCTCGAGAAGAGTATGAAGACCTTGCATATTGA
- a CDS encoding 5-oxoprolinase subunit C family protein, whose protein sequence is MKTLHIEEAGLLTTVQDGGRYGYQDKGVPVSGAMDTAALKLGNALLGNPPDAAALEISMGGFRARFLAHASFAVTGFDPQAYLNDHPVPSWTAWAAEPGDVLELRAGSSGIWHYVCLAGGLDVPLVLGSRSTYLRGRFGGLDGRALRRGDVLATGSRQRVAPKRLPEALRPPYRDHPTIRVILGPQEDAFVPESIHAFLSAPYHVTPRSDRMGMMLDGPRLRHRRSADIISEGLAFGAIQVPGQGLPFVLLADRPTTGGYAKIATVFSLDLPLLVQTAPGRLVRFQSLSLLEARELYLKHLFAFRRFLERHERGGDAYS, encoded by the coding sequence ATGAAGACCTTGCATATTGAGGAAGCCGGCCTCCTCACCACCGTGCAAGATGGGGGTCGCTACGGCTACCAGGACAAGGGGGTTCCTGTATCCGGAGCCATGGACACCGCGGCCCTTAAGCTGGGCAATGCGCTCTTGGGCAACCCCCCCGATGCGGCGGCTCTGGAAATTTCCATGGGGGGATTTCGAGCGCGGTTTCTTGCTCACGCCTCCTTTGCCGTCACGGGCTTCGATCCTCAGGCTTATCTCAATGACCACCCCGTGCCTTCCTGGACCGCGTGGGCAGCCGAACCCGGGGATGTGCTCGAGCTGAGAGCCGGCAGTTCAGGCATCTGGCATTACGTGTGCCTTGCCGGAGGTCTGGACGTGCCTTTGGTGCTGGGAAGCCGGTCCACGTATCTACGCGGGCGTTTTGGAGGCTTAGATGGTCGAGCCTTGCGCCGAGGCGATGTCTTGGCGACGGGTTCACGGCAGCGCGTGGCTCCAAAGCGCCTTCCCGAAGCTCTGCGACCTCCATACCGTGACCATCCCACCATCCGCGTGATTCTGGGCCCTCAAGAAGATGCGTTTGTTCCGGAATCCATCCATGCCTTTCTGTCGGCGCCCTATCACGTGACCCCGCGCAGTGATCGCATGGGCATGATGCTGGACGGGCCTCGACTCAGGCATCGACGTTCCGCGGACATCATCTCCGAAGGGCTGGCCTTCGGAGCGATTCAGGTGCCCGGCCAAGGACTACCTTTCGTCCTTTTGGCGGATCGGCCCACCACAGGGGGCTATGCCAAAATCGCCACCGTCTTTTCCCTGGACCTGCCGCTTCTGGTGCAAACGGCGCCGGGCCGATTGGTGCGATTTCAGAGCCTTAGCCTCTTGGAAGCTCGAGAACTTTATCTGAAGCACCTCTTTGCTTTTCGGCGTTTTTTGGAACGCCATGAACGAGGGGGGGACGCGTATTCATGA
- a CDS encoding LamB/YcsF family protein: MRIDINCDMGEGFGSYTLGDDAAVIRSITSANIACGYHAGDPLVMGSTIRLAMDHGVAVGAHPGFPDLMGFGRRALETYPGEVKHYVLYQLGALWGVARAHGATVQHVKLHGALYNMAAFNERLAREVCEAVTAFDPRLILVTQPESVLARMAAQEGLVVAREFFPDRAYTDSGALAPRSMPGAVLHDPQEVRERVLRLVREKKVRTITGQELTMEADTLCVHGDTPGAWQLAATIRQALEGAGIEVVPMHRFVG, translated from the coding sequence ATGAGGATCGACATCAATTGCGACATGGGCGAGGGTTTTGGTTCCTACACCTTAGGTGATGATGCAGCGGTCATTCGTTCCATCACCTCGGCCAACATCGCTTGCGGCTATCATGCCGGAGACCCCTTGGTTATGGGATCCACCATTCGGCTCGCCATGGACCATGGGGTTGCGGTGGGGGCCCACCCCGGTTTTCCCGACCTCATGGGTTTCGGGCGCCGTGCTCTGGAAACCTATCCCGGAGAAGTGAAGCATTATGTGCTCTACCAATTGGGAGCCCTTTGGGGGGTAGCTCGAGCTCACGGAGCGACGGTGCAGCACGTGAAGCTCCACGGGGCCCTGTACAACATGGCCGCATTCAATGAGCGGCTGGCGCGGGAGGTCTGCGAGGCCGTCACGGCTTTTGATCCTCGGCTGATCTTGGTCACACAGCCCGAAAGCGTGCTGGCTCGAATGGCCGCACAGGAAGGCCTTGTGGTGGCTCGGGAATTCTTTCCGGACCGTGCCTACACGGATTCCGGGGCTTTGGCACCTCGTTCCATGCCCGGGGCCGTTCTTCATGACCCTCAGGAGGTGCGCGAGCGGGTGCTGCGACTGGTTCGAGAAAAGAAAGTTCGCACCATCACCGGCCAGGAACTTACCATGGAAGCGGACACGCTATGTGTTCACGGCGATACCCCGGGCGCGTGGCAGTTGGCGGCGACCATTCGACAGGCTTTGGAAGGTGCCGGCATCGAGGTGGTTCCGATGCACCGGTTTGTGGGCTGA
- a CDS encoding TRAP transporter substrate-binding protein, with translation MARKVWIPVFILGLLVCGSAGAADVVKMNLNAIYPATNFHSQGAEEFAKRVKEYTGGTVEIAVHPGGALGFKGPELLKAVKDGTVPMSDILMGVVQGSEKTFGISSLPRMVTSYDEAFKLYQSCKDLYDKAAAKWNQKILYVAPWPPSGLFTTKEIKTAADIKGLKTRTYDKNGADFLANLGGSPVSLPWGEVYAALRTGMIDSVLTSAVSGRDAKLWEVLKYFKKIDYAYPLNMVVINLDYWKALTADQKAAMEKAAIEVQEMQWKKSAADNAESLKAIEENGIAISETDAALAAELDAAADAIIKDFVASAGADVAAVVEGYRKSQK, from the coding sequence ATGGCTCGAAAAGTGTGGATTCCGGTTTTCATTTTGGGTTTGCTTGTGTGCGGTTCTGCAGGGGCCGCCGACGTGGTCAAAATGAACTTAAACGCCATTTACCCGGCCACCAATTTTCATTCTCAGGGCGCTGAAGAATTCGCCAAACGCGTCAAAGAATACACCGGAGGAACCGTTGAGATTGCGGTGCATCCGGGAGGCGCCCTGGGATTTAAGGGCCCGGAACTGCTGAAAGCAGTGAAGGACGGCACGGTGCCCATGTCGGACATTCTCATGGGGGTGGTTCAGGGCAGTGAAAAAACTTTCGGCATCAGTTCTCTGCCCCGTATGGTCACGTCCTACGACGAGGCCTTCAAGCTGTACCAGAGCTGCAAGGATCTCTACGATAAGGCGGCAGCCAAGTGGAATCAAAAAATTCTTTACGTCGCGCCGTGGCCGCCCAGCGGTCTTTTCACCACCAAGGAAATCAAAACGGCCGCCGACATCAAAGGGCTGAAGACGAGGACTTACGACAAAAACGGCGCCGACTTTCTCGCCAACCTGGGCGGCAGCCCCGTGTCCCTTCCCTGGGGTGAAGTCTACGCGGCTTTGCGCACGGGCATGATCGATTCCGTGCTCACTTCCGCCGTTTCCGGACGAGACGCCAAGCTTTGGGAGGTTTTGAAATACTTCAAGAAAATCGACTACGCCTACCCGCTCAACATGGTCGTCATCAATCTGGACTACTGGAAGGCGCTCACGGCTGACCAAAAAGCGGCCATGGAAAAAGCGGCCATTGAGGTACAGGAAATGCAGTGGAAAAAATCTGCCGCCGACAACGCAGAATCTCTGAAAGCCATAGAAGAAAACGGCATCGCGATTTCTGAGACGGACGCCGCTTTGGCCGCGGAATTGGATGCCGCCGCAGATGCCATCATCAAGGATTTCGTGGCGAGTGCCGGAGCGGATGTGGCCGCCGTGGTGGAAGGCTATCGGAAAAGTCAAAAGTAG
- a CDS encoding TRAP transporter small permease subunit, with the protein MEKIFRWSKKVSDWAALISSAAMLCIVLLILLEVFVRSFLNTSTMIADEYSAYMYVVLVFFGLGYTLATDGHIRVKVISSRLNERGQALLDLCATVVALGLAGFALKFSVALVWEAYSLRMVSETPAQTPMWIPQVAIPLGLLLFMVQLLAHGLAAASRWKASRFRP; encoded by the coding sequence ATGGAAAAAATTTTTCGATGGTCCAAAAAAGTTTCTGACTGGGCGGCTCTCATTTCCTCAGCGGCCATGTTGTGCATTGTCCTTCTCATCCTTCTGGAAGTGTTCGTGCGATCTTTTTTAAACACCTCCACCATGATCGCCGACGAATACAGCGCCTACATGTACGTGGTCCTGGTCTTCTTCGGCCTGGGCTACACGCTGGCCACCGACGGGCACATTCGCGTAAAAGTCATCTCATCTCGCCTCAACGAACGAGGCCAAGCCCTTTTGGATCTTTGCGCCACCGTGGTGGCTTTGGGGTTGGCAGGATTTGCCCTAAAGTTTTCCGTTGCTCTCGTCTGGGAGGCCTACAGCCTGCGCATGGTCTCCGAGACCCCTGCCCAAACCCCCATGTGGATTCCTCAAGTGGCCATCCCCTTGGGCCTTCTCCTCTTCATGGTACAACTCTTGGCCCACGGTCTCGCTGCTGCGTCGCGCTGGAAGGCATCGCGATTCCGTCCGTGA
- a CDS encoding TRAP transporter large permease, translating to MIADPFVLSITVFSIMFLFLLSGLWIGFSLMAAGVAGMLLADLNLPPGFSVWTKIGNLLVNSMWNSVNSWSLTALPLFVFMGELLHRTAVSDKLFNGLVPWLNRIPGKLLHINVFACSLFAAVSGSSAATTATVGKITLDELSKRGYSESMALGSLAGAGTLGFMIPPSLIMIIYGILSDTSIGQLFIGGIFPGLLLAGGYSFYIALRAIVTPDIVPSQEESFTWAQRFRSLRDLAPVLFLIAVVLGGIYLGYTTPTEAAAIGVLGAFVLGVLFRTMSWSIFKDALWSAVRTSTMITFIIVGAAFLSQVVGFLGITTTLSRFIADLHLSPYMLIFILGLMYIFLGMLLDGISLVVMTLPIVLPMILHAGFSPLWFGIFLVFMVELSQITPPVGFSIFVLQSMSHKDVGFILKATFPFFVIMVVTVVLVTVFPQIALFLPQKMIG from the coding sequence ATGATCGCAGATCCTTTTGTGCTTTCCATCACCGTTTTTTCCATTATGTTTCTGTTCTTGCTATCCGGCTTATGGATCGGATTTTCTTTGATGGCCGCCGGCGTCGCGGGCATGCTTCTCGCCGATCTGAACCTGCCACCCGGCTTTTCTGTTTGGACTAAGATCGGAAACCTCCTCGTCAATTCTATGTGGAACAGTGTCAATTCTTGGTCCCTTACGGCCCTGCCTCTTTTCGTATTCATGGGCGAACTGCTTCACCGAACCGCCGTTTCGGATAAATTGTTCAACGGTCTGGTGCCCTGGCTGAATCGCATTCCCGGCAAGCTTTTGCATATCAATGTCTTTGCGTGTTCCTTGTTTGCCGCGGTCTCGGGATCCAGTGCCGCCACCACGGCCACCGTCGGCAAAATCACGCTGGACGAACTTTCCAAGCGCGGCTACAGCGAATCCATGGCTTTAGGATCCCTGGCCGGGGCCGGAACTTTGGGCTTCATGATTCCGCCCAGCCTCATCATGATCATCTACGGTATTCTGTCCGACACATCCATTGGGCAGCTTTTCATCGGCGGCATATTCCCCGGATTGCTCCTGGCCGGTGGTTACAGCTTCTACATTGCCTTGCGAGCCATCGTGACCCCGGACATTGTGCCCTCTCAGGAAGAATCCTTCACCTGGGCGCAACGCTTTCGATCCCTGCGGGATTTGGCGCCGGTCCTGTTCCTCATCGCCGTCGTCCTGGGCGGCATTTACCTGGGCTACACCACACCGACTGAAGCCGCGGCTATAGGCGTGCTGGGGGCTTTTGTTCTCGGTGTTCTTTTCCGCACCATGAGCTGGTCGATCTTTAAAGACGCACTTTGGAGCGCCGTGCGCACATCCACCATGATCACTTTCATCATTGTGGGGGCCGCCTTCTTAAGCCAGGTGGTCGGCTTTTTGGGCATCACCACGACGCTCAGCCGCTTTATTGCCGATTTGCATCTCTCCCCTTACATGCTCATTTTCATTTTAGGTCTTATGTACATCTTTCTCGGTATGCTTCTTGACGGCATTTCCCTGGTGGTCATGACCCTGCCCATTGTTCTGCCCATGATCCTTCATGCGGGTTTTTCACCCTTGTGGTTCGGTATTTTCTTAGTTTTCATGGTAGAACTGTCTCAAATCACGCCACCCGTTGGATTCAGCATCTTTGTGTTGCAGTCCATGAGCCACAAAGACGTGGGGTTCATTCTCAAGGCCACTTTCCCCTTTTTTGTGATCATGGTTGTCACGGTTGTTCTGGTCACGGTATTCCCTCAAATCGCCCTGTTTCTTCCACAGAAAATGATTGGATGA
- a CDS encoding fumarate hydratase produces the protein MRSIHVDDIVRTVRDLAMRANTELGEDVVRAFEAALEREESPTGQDILKRLIENAQIAREEKIPMCQDTGFAVVFVELGQDVHIVGGALRDAIEEGVRQGYRDGYLRKSICHPFTRQNTGDNTPAIVHIDLQPGDHFRLTLAPKGGGSENMSRVTMLTPAVGVQGVKDFVVQRVKESGPNPCPPTIVGVGIGGTFEQAALLAKKALLRPLGSLNPDPELQALEKDWLEAINRLGIGPQGLGGRITSLAVHIQMMPCHIASLPVAVNIQCHAARHKEASL, from the coding sequence ATGCGTTCCATCCATGTGGATGACATCGTGCGAACCGTCCGGGACCTGGCCATGCGCGCTAACACGGAATTAGGAGAAGACGTAGTGCGGGCCTTTGAGGCCGCTCTGGAGAGGGAAGAATCCCCCACGGGCCAGGACATCCTCAAGCGATTAATCGAAAACGCTCAGATTGCCCGCGAGGAAAAGATCCCCATGTGCCAGGACACGGGCTTTGCCGTGGTTTTTGTGGAACTGGGTCAGGACGTGCACATTGTCGGGGGGGCTTTGCGAGACGCCATCGAAGAAGGGGTGCGCCAGGGATACCGGGACGGGTATCTGCGAAAGAGCATCTGCCATCCCTTCACGCGGCAGAACACGGGCGACAACACCCCTGCCATTGTTCACATCGATCTTCAGCCCGGGGACCACTTTCGCCTCACCCTGGCGCCCAAGGGAGGCGGCAGCGAAAACATGAGCCGCGTGACCATGCTCACCCCCGCCGTGGGCGTCCAAGGAGTTAAGGACTTCGTGGTCCAGCGGGTCAAGGAATCAGGTCCCAATCCGTGCCCCCCGACCATCGTGGGGGTCGGCATCGGGGGCACCTTTGAACAGGCGGCGCTTTTGGCCAAAAAGGCCTTGCTGCGCCCTCTGGGCAGCCTTAATCCGGACCCTGAACTGCAGGCCCTGGAAAAGGACTGGCTGGAGGCCATCAACCGCCTTGGCATCGGCCCGCAGGGACTGGGAGGACGCATCACTTCCCTTGCCGTGCACATTCAGATGATGCCATGCCATATTGCCAGTCTTCCCGTAGCGGTGAATATTCAGTGCCATGCCGCGCGTCACAAGGAAGCCTCGCTGTAG
- a CDS encoding Fe-S-containing hydro-lyase has protein sequence MMPNAILLKTPLSESDVTALRIGDRVLLNGVVYTARDAAHKRLVELLERGEPLPLPLEGQVIYYVGPSPAAPGRPVGAAGPTTSYRMDAYAPVLIGHGLRGMIGKGARNEAVKEALRRSKAVYFAAIGGAGALMARSIVSAEIIAYPELGPEAVRRLEVKNFPVIVANDVHGGDLYEEGVRLYAQDA, from the coding sequence ATGATGCCCAATGCCATCCTTTTGAAAACGCCTTTAAGTGAAAGCGACGTGACGGCCCTTAGAATCGGGGATCGTGTGCTCCTCAACGGTGTGGTCTACACCGCTCGAGACGCCGCCCACAAACGGCTGGTGGAGCTCTTGGAACGGGGAGAGCCGTTGCCTCTTCCCCTGGAAGGCCAGGTGATTTATTACGTGGGACCGTCCCCGGCGGCGCCCGGTCGACCTGTTGGGGCGGCGGGGCCGACCACCAGCTACCGCATGGACGCGTATGCCCCCGTCCTCATTGGCCATGGCCTGCGAGGCATGATCGGCAAGGGGGCTCGCAACGAAGCCGTCAAGGAAGCCCTGCGCCGAAGCAAAGCCGTCTATTTTGCGGCTATTGGCGGCGCCGGGGCCCTCATGGCTCGAAGCATTGTATCGGCGGAAATCATCGCCTACCCGGAACTGGGTCCAGAGGCGGTGCGCAGGCTGGAAGTCAAGAACTTTCCGGTGATTGTGGCCAACGACGTGCACGGTGGCGACCTCTATGAAGAAGGGGTGCGTCTCTATGCCCAAGATGCCTGA
- the sdhC gene encoding succinate dehydrogenase, cytochrome b556 subunit, giving the protein MKKVVFQPKVRYKMHPGYLAWILHRATGILLGLYLFLHIWVIHHLAQGEEAFNEVMAVVQSPLFHLLEIGLLATVVYHGLNGMRVVFIDYGNLAHRQIMRKAVYAVLAVSAVLVAAGAVPMLRLALGL; this is encoded by the coding sequence ATGAAAAAGGTCGTGTTTCAACCCAAGGTTCGTTACAAGATGCATCCGGGTTACTTGGCCTGGATCCTTCACCGTGCCACGGGCATCCTTTTGGGCCTCTATCTCTTTCTTCACATTTGGGTGATCCACCATCTGGCTCAAGGCGAGGAAGCCTTTAACGAGGTGATGGCCGTCGTGCAGTCACCTCTGTTTCATCTGCTCGAAATCGGCTTGTTGGCAACGGTGGTTTATCACGGGTTGAACGGAATGCGCGTGGTTTTCATCGACTACGGCAATCTGGCTCATCGACAGATCATGCGCAAGGCGGTTTATGCCGTCTTGGCGGTGTCTGCCGTGTTGGTCGCCGCCGGAGCCGTTCCAATGCTTCGGCTGGCCTTGGGCCTCTAA
- the sdhD gene encoding succinate dehydrogenase, hydrophobic membrane anchor protein, with product MLGKSFGSGRSGAFDWFFQRVSGVALLITLFLHFWVLHYATQGPVTYQKVMARLVSPAWKALDIAFLVFAVYHAMNGFKMILDDYVHAPGLRAVLVGALWVVAIGFFGLGLLTIVTLKVQA from the coding sequence ATGTTGGGAAAGTCTTTCGGATCCGGTCGGTCCGGAGCCTTTGATTGGTTCTTTCAGCGGGTATCCGGAGTAGCTTTACTGATCACCTTGTTCCTCCACTTCTGGGTTCTGCATTATGCCACGCAAGGGCCTGTGACGTACCAAAAGGTCATGGCCCGCTTGGTCTCTCCGGCCTGGAAAGCCCTGGACATCGCCTTTTTGGTTTTCGCCGTTTATCACGCCATGAACGGGTTCAAGATGATCCTTGATGATTACGTGCACGCACCGGGCCTTCGAGCGGTGCTCGTGGGGGCTTTGTGGGTTGTGGCCATCGGATTCTTCGGGCTGGGCCTCCTCACCATCGTCACGCTCAAAGTGCAAGCCTAG
- the sdhA gene encoding succinate dehydrogenase flavoprotein subunit, whose protein sequence is MRDIPVTVHKHDALIVGAGGAGLRAALEASKSVNTAVITQVFPTRSHTVAAQGGVAASLSNVEPDDWVWHMFDTIKGSDYLGDQDAIELMCRMAPEVVIELEHMGMPYSRLQDGKIFQRRFGGHTKNFGKEAICRTCAAADRTGHAMLHTLYEQCVKNQVIFYSEFFALELLMNEGHVVGVLAWDIANGGFHIFHAKATLFATGGYIRVYKTNSNAHINTGDGLSLALRAGLPVEDLEFVQFHPTGIYGVGNLITEGVRGEGGYLLNKDGERFMKRYAPTVWDLASRDVVSRAMAEEMRQGRGCGPKGDYILLKLDHLGAELIHERLPGIWELAYVFAHVDCTKEPIPVTPTAHYSMGGIPTNRFAEVVVGNMEKPEEPVKGFYAAGEAACASVHGANRLGSNSLLDIMVFGKVGGQRMAEFAQSLPEHVPLPENAGRKGIEEVTNLLNGTGSERMGPIWNELKETMELNCGVFRTEETLATQRGILKKLCERFKNVGIADKGLTFNLDLIETLELGHMLDFSKAIVEGALARQESRGAHYRDDYPKRDDAKWLKHTLATMDEDGTITLDYKPVRMKPLSVPTFEPKERVY, encoded by the coding sequence ATGAGAGATATTCCCGTCACAGTCCATAAACATGATGCTTTGATCGTGGGCGCCGGGGGTGCGGGGCTTCGAGCGGCCCTGGAAGCTTCCAAAAGCGTCAATACGGCGGTGATCACTCAGGTGTTTCCCACGCGATCCCACACCGTGGCGGCACAAGGAGGCGTGGCGGCTTCCCTGAGCAACGTGGAACCCGACGACTGGGTGTGGCACATGTTTGATACCATCAAGGGAAGCGATTACCTGGGCGACCAAGACGCCATTGAGCTCATGTGCCGCATGGCCCCGGAGGTGGTCATTGAATTAGAGCACATGGGCATGCCCTATAGCCGCCTGCAGGACGGTAAGATTTTTCAGCGCCGCTTCGGAGGCCATACCAAGAACTTCGGCAAGGAAGCCATCTGCCGCACCTGTGCCGCCGCAGACCGCACGGGCCATGCCATGTTGCACACGCTTTATGAACAGTGCGTGAAAAACCAGGTCATCTTTTACAGTGAGTTTTTTGCCCTGGAACTGCTCATGAACGAAGGGCATGTGGTGGGCGTTTTGGCCTGGGACATCGCCAACGGCGGCTTTCATATCTTTCATGCCAAAGCCACGCTATTTGCCACGGGAGGTTACATTCGCGTCTACAAGACAAACTCCAACGCCCACATCAACACCGGGGACGGCCTTTCCCTGGCGCTACGGGCAGGGCTGCCCGTAGAAGACCTGGAATTTGTGCAATTTCATCCCACGGGCATTTACGGGGTCGGCAATCTCATTACGGAAGGGGTCCGCGGCGAAGGCGGCTATCTGCTGAATAAGGACGGCGAGCGATTCATGAAGCGCTACGCGCCCACAGTGTGGGATCTGGCTTCTCGGGATGTGGTGTCTCGAGCCATGGCCGAAGAAATGCGGCAAGGACGAGGCTGCGGCCCTAAAGGCGACTATATCTTGCTTAAACTAGATCACCTCGGCGCGGAACTCATCCACGAGCGGCTTCCCGGCATTTGGGAGTTGGCCTACGTTTTTGCTCACGTGGACTGCACCAAGGAACCCATTCCTGTGACACCCACCGCGCATTATTCCATGGGCGGCATTCCCACGAACCGCTTTGCGGAAGTGGTCGTCGGCAACATGGAAAAACCCGAAGAGCCGGTCAAGGGATTCTACGCCGCCGGCGAAGCCGCGTGTGCTTCGGTACACGGAGCCAATCGGCTGGGATCCAACTCCCTTTTGGATATTATGGTCTTCGGTAAGGTGGGCGGTCAGCGCATGGCGGAATTTGCCCAATCCTTGCCAGAGCATGTTCCTCTTCCGGAAAACGCCGGTCGGAAAGGCATCGAAGAAGTGACGAATCTTCTCAACGGCACCGGCTCCGAGCGTATGGGACCTATTTGGAACGAACTCAAGGAGACCATGGAGCTCAATTGCGGCGTTTTTCGCACCGAGGAAACGCTGGCCACCCAGCGCGGGATTCTCAAGAAGCTGTGTGAACGCTTCAAAAACGTCGGCATCGCCGACAAGGGATTGACCTTTAACCTTGACCTCATTGAAACGCTGGAACTGGGGCACATGCTGGATTTTTCCAAAGCCATCGTGGAGGGGGCTCTGGCCCGCCAGGAAAGCCGTGGCGCACATTACCGCGACGATTACCCGAAACGGGACGATGCGAAGTGGCTCAAACACACCCTGGCTACTATGGACGAAGACGGCACCATCACTTTGGACTACAAGCCGGTGCGGATGAAGCCCTTAAGCGTGCCGACCTTTGAACCTAAAGAACGGGTCTACTAG
- a CDS encoding succinate dehydrogenase iron-sulfur subunit: MAKTVTFSIFRYDPEKDSRPRYQDYRVELRRPGMMVLDGLNQIRWEQDGTLAYRRSCREGVCGSDGLNINGVNMLACITHIEDLKEPIVVQPLPSMPVIKDLVVDFTDFYAKYFLVKPYLITKTPPPSDRERLQSPVDRKKLDGLYECILCACCSTSCPSFWADPQYLGPAALLKAWRFIADSRDEGADERLEIINDRDGAWRCHTILNCVEACPKQLNPTEAIAQLKKAIIHRKF; encoded by the coding sequence ATGGCGAAGACCGTGACATTCTCTATCTTTCGATATGATCCGGAAAAGGACAGCCGGCCACGTTACCAGGATTATCGCGTGGAACTGCGCCGGCCCGGCATGATGGTCCTGGACGGCCTCAACCAAATTCGCTGGGAACAAGACGGCACGCTGGCCTATCGCCGCTCGTGCCGAGAAGGCGTGTGCGGTTCCGACGGATTAAATATTAACGGGGTTAACATGTTGGCCTGCATCACGCACATCGAGGACTTAAAAGAACCCATCGTGGTGCAGCCCCTACCCTCCATGCCAGTCATCAAAGACTTGGTGGTGGATTTCACGGACTTCTATGCCAAGTACTTTCTCGTGAAGCCCTATCTGATTACCAAGACGCCACCCCCATCGGACCGAGAACGATTGCAAAGTCCCGTGGATCGCAAGAAACTGGACGGGTTGTACGAGTGCATTTTGTGTGCCTGTTGCAGCACTTCCTGCCCCAGTTTCTGGGCGGACCCTCAGTACTTGGGACCTGCGGCGCTGCTGAAGGCCTGGCGTTTCATCGCCGACTCTCGCGATGAGGGTGCCGACGAACGGTTGGAAATCATCAACGACCGCGACGGAGCCTGGCGGTGCCACACTATTTTGAACTGTGTGGAGGCATGCCCCAAGCAGCTGAACCCCACGGAAGCCATCGCGCAATTGAAAAAAGCCATCATACACCGCAAGTTTTAG